The Pyrus communis chromosome 14, drPyrComm1.1, whole genome shotgun sequence sequence TAATGGCCTCATCATGAGCTTGGGCTGAGGCAACAGTGCTTTCATAGGCACGGCCTACGTTGTTGAGAATGATGGCAACAACGTCGGAGTCTGAAATAGGAGCaccagagagagggagagagtatCTGCGAGACAATTAATTTTATCCAAAAATTCAGAAATGGAAGAATCACCTCTGTGAGTATTCATCAATTCACTGCGGAGTTGGAGAAGACGACCGGTTGACTGAGAAGCATATCGATCATGTAGGGTTGTTCATGCAAAATGGGAGCTAGTTTTCCCAATTAAAGCAGCAAGTACGGTAGGGTAAACAGAAGAGTTGATCCAGGACATAACAGTGGCATCCTGTTGGATCCAAGTTTCGAAGTCGGGATTGACTGTGTCAGTGATGTTGCCATCATCATCTTTCAGGAATGCTGGAGGACACTTACTGGTTCCTTCTACAAAGGAAACAAGATTGCGACTGCGGAGGAGAGGTAGCATTTGGGCGTGCCAGAGAGGGTAGTTAGTACGATCAAGTTTGATCGTGAGAAAATTGGAGACATTTGGGAGGGGAATGGGAGAGGAAGAATGAGAAGCCATGGAaggagagaaaaacaaaaattctgTCGTTAGACTTCAGCTCAGAGATACCATGAAAGAATTTAAGCTAGGGTTGTAAACATTGATTGCATAAACTCAACTCAATTAATTATGAGTGAGGTATGGACTTCATTATATAGAGATTACAAGATGAGGTTGGTTACAGTATAAACATATCATCTGATTACAATTGAAATTCAAAActaagttacacatgagttttAGATAAGGAAGGATTGTGATTCCTTTCTATctgttgaagaggttgaagaGTATCCAACTTGTGTAGCTGACTTGGAGAGACCTTTACCATGCATTTCTGACGTGGAGAGAGATCTTGAATAGTTGGTTTATCAATTTGAAATGCTATCATAGTTATATATGCACATTGTCTTGcgtttttttcttcatattttcaaatttgaataatCAACAAAGAATTATAGTTTGAAAGTTTCCACTGATGCTGTCAAGAATAAAAATGCATAGCATATTGTGTTCTTAATATTTTCACGTGTAGTATATCTGGGTGTATGTGTAATATGGACAGCCAAAAGAGCAACACAGAAGGATTCAATATTAAAAtagctttttgttttcttacattcgtttttcgttcttttcttttcttttacaaattaaatatatagtaATCATATGTATTTTATTTAGCATGTAAATAATACATATTAAATTTAATACATTGTTCACGTATCTTTTCTAGATATTTCATAACTGGGAAGTAATAAGGAATGCGACATCCCTACACAACGTGGTTAAAAAGTTTGTCAAAGATACTAAATCAGGAAGTTCAATTTCGGCAGAGCTCAATGCGTTTTCGCAATGAACAATTTCGTCTTGTACTTGTGTGAGTATTTGGGAGACCGATTTGTCATTATCTTTGATACCTCTCACTGAGAAAGCAAAACCGTCTACGGCAAAATCATATGAATCTGCACATTGTTTTACTGCTTCGAAGCCCTTAGCAATACCTTTGCCGGTGGTATTGAGCGCATTGACAAAGAAAGCTTTGCTTTTTTGAGCATTTGTTAGTGCTAATTTAACAATGGCTGTATCAAGATCTTTGAGATTAGATGCTGATCGAGTTGGAATATCTTTCCAAAGAGATTTTACACATTGATTGTAGTTGTAGCCGAATCGGTCTTGGGTTTGCTTGCAAACACTACTAATCAATGAAGACGTTGTTGCATTTATAAATGGTGTTGGAGACGATGAGAGACATAAGAGCAAGGATGCAATGAAAGTTGCATATCCAATTGAGGAGTCCATTGCTCAAGGTgtatatttcttaaattgatgCTAAAGTGATCACaaattatttgtttgatttaagcaatggatgaatggagatcatatttataattaaacaaCTCAAGGAGGGGGTACGCGCAGGTCTAAATTTAAGAGCACAAAAGGTAAAGAAACCCATTTCTTTTGACATGTTTAGTTTTCTGTTcccttagtttttgtttttcttcttacgTACTAAATAATAACGCATTGGATGCAAACCACCTAACCTATTCTAGTTTAATTAACCAACTCCTCCTTTCTAGAAACTCCAACATAACCAAAAGTGATGCATGCTTATCAAAAAGATTTCTTTCATTACATCGCAAAGATTAATTTAAGCCATttcgtttgttcttttttttttatacaaattcatctacatccatttttacttatcaatatatatgatgttagaagaagaaaaaaaattcacattgACAATGTTAAAAGAGTCTCTTTTAGTCTATTTTGTCTTGTTCGGTTAGCAGTTTAGGAGGCTCGAGCCTTATTAAGCGCAGTTACGATAGGTGGCCTATGGGCGTGGGAACATGGACGTAGACCTGACAATTTCTTATACGACATGTTAACACGACATGTAAATGACACAAAAATAAtggggtttcgggtcaacacgataactaattgggTCGTTATTGGGTTACACgataaggacccgttattaactggtccttaacaggtttacacaagAGTGATGTAAGATCACACAtcactcaggggagtgatccttatatgtatattctcatctctacctagcacgaggccttttggaagctcactggcttcgggttccatgggaactccgaagttaagcgagtagcacgcgagtagcacgcgagagcactcgcatgatgggtgacccactgggaagttcccaggcctgctccaccaccatagcacaatAGGTGGCCTATGGGCGTGGGAACATGGTcgtggcccaaagcggacaatatcgtgctatggtggtggagcaggcccgggatgtggtggaacctgggctgggatgtgacagtgaCATGCGGGTAACCCATTTCGACatgttaagaaaaaagttattttgatgatttattaGCAACCCCACTTAATGTTGAATAAACCCCACAATTTAAATGATTTATATATCTAATATGTAATGACAATTTCGACCTTataagatttaaaaataaataaaattctaaatacaccccaaatcaTTTTTTATATGCATatcccaaatatatatatatatatatatatatatatatatatatatatatatatatatttataagatTTCAACTCTCAAAATCACTCTTAACCTCCATTGGTAGAACACGTCCACTCATTCCCTAGGGTCGGGCATGTTGGGATGCCATTAACTTACAGAATGCTAGTGGCAGAACACATCCACTTATTCTTCAGAGCCATTGTTGATCTTTACATGCGCTTTCAATTACCATTATTTTTGTGGCAACAAATTAATTCTCACCAATCAGAAATTTACTCAAGATTAAGCTCAACTTTCTCCACTAGCAAACTTTGAAAaaactttgaaaagaaaaagagcaaaGTTTGACTACCATGTGTCTACATGTCAGAACAGTTGTGTCTCGTGGTTCAGACAGGCAAATTATGTGCGTCACCTTCAACTGAATTACTAATGCCATATATCTTCTATAGTTCATACTTCATCCCATTCACCCAAAGAATCTACTTGACAACCCTAAGCCTAACTTGGAATTCACCTTTCTCTATCTAAAACAATTTTAGTTATCTAGGAGTATGTTGTTATAGACACGGGGCTTCCCTCTGATCTATCATAGGCAAAAGGGCACATCTATAGGATATATATCCAAGTCAGCTACTTTTAGTAACATTGTATCCTCAAACATTGAGAAGTTAATTCTAGTTATGTGGGGCTACCTGAACTTGTGGCCTAAACCTTGTTCAAAATGTGCCGTCACAAGTGGATGAAAGTTAAAATGTATTGTCATTTTTAGGATACACCTCCTCGCTGATAAATGTTCATTAGTTAGAAAAACGTTGAGCAAATCCTTGTTACGAAACAATAATGTAAGGAAAAAAGTTGAGCAAATCGATCCTTGTATGACGTGAATGATTTTGTATCAAATGGTACACAGCACAGACAAAAAACGAAGAAAGAAACTATTGTGAAGAGTATGAGATGTATGTAGAAAATGCGAGGCGTATGTAGAAAATTTAAGGTGTATGTTGATAGTGTgaggtgtgagggtattatgggAATACacgtggggtgtattaagataaatttaattgaaaaagcaaatgtggggtgtattaagtttgtggggtgctaatataataagcctttttttaactattgaaaacacttactataaaatacaatagccatagagtatatgtatatatgtatatatgtatattaataTGTATTAGTGTACtgttattctatataaatttaaaattttaatttatttattttatagtatactataggcaaatagtgagattaaaaaat is a genomic window containing:
- the LOC137714815 gene encoding uncharacterized protein; the encoded protein is MDSSIGYATFIASLLLCLSSSPTPFINATTSSLISSVCKQTQDRFGYNYNQCVKSLWKDIPTRSASNLKDLDTAIVKLALTNAQKSKAFFVNALNTTGKGIAKGFEAVKQCADSYDFAVDGFAFSVRGIKDNDKSVSQILTQVQDEIVHCENALSSAEIELPDLVSLTNFLTTLCRDVAFLITSQL